A window of the Candidatus Brocadiaceae bacterium genome harbors these coding sequences:
- a CDS encoding TrkA family potassium uptake protein, with translation MRQFAVIGLGRFGFRVAEVLAGKGAQVIAIDKNPVLVEKIRDIVTQAVQLDSTDEEALRESGAGNVDVAVVGIGEDIEANIMTTAILKNLKIKEIIARVSRRLQAQILKEVGATRVIFPEEDMGLRVANSIFAPGVLDYIDLGADYNLAEIEVKGDFIGKSLRELDIKFNYGIQVIMIMKKIHIPADKEGESLEKEIKKLPVPDYILEEKDILVVVGNSKDIAGLEKYIK, from the coding sequence ATGAGACAGTTTGCAGTCATTGGTTTAGGGAGATTTGGTTTCAGGGTTGCGGAAGTGCTGGCGGGTAAGGGCGCACAGGTTATTGCAATAGATAAAAATCCCGTTTTAGTGGAAAAGATCAGGGACATTGTCACCCAGGCGGTGCAACTTGACAGCACCGATGAAGAGGCATTACGGGAAAGCGGCGCTGGTAATGTGGATGTCGCTGTTGTCGGTATTGGAGAAGATATTGAGGCTAATATAATGACGACGGCGATCTTAAAAAATCTTAAGATTAAGGAAATCATTGCAAGGGTGAGCAGAAGGCTGCAGGCACAAATTCTGAAGGAGGTTGGCGCTACGAGGGTGATCTTTCCGGAAGAAGACATGGGCCTGCGTGTTGCCAATAGTATATTTGCGCCTGGAGTATTAGATTACATTGATTTAGGCGCAGACTATAATCTGGCTGAGATAGAGGTAAAGGGTGATTTTATCGGAAAATCACTGAGAGAACTTGACATAAAATTCAACTATGGCATTCAAGTAATAATGATCATGAAAAAAATACACATACCGGCTGATAAGGAAGGCGAATCCCTTGAAAAAGAGATCAAGAAACTTCCAGTCCCTGATTATATATTAGAGGAAAAGGATATTCTGGTTGTAGTTGGTAACAGTAAGGATATTGCGGGTCTGGAGAAATATATAAAGTAG
- a CDS encoding TrkH family potassium uptake protein: protein MLPVATVDGKGASFVDAFFTSTSALCVTGLIVQDTPVYFSRFGHVVILVLIQLGGLGIMTSYAFLSIALGKRFLLSQQATMKGVLDTESGEVIKTVLFIIVSTFVIEAIGAAVLAVHWSEEPFDDYIFSSVFHSISAYCNAGFSLFSNSLINYQGDAVVNLTIGTLIVCGGLGFIVLSNLFNYFSFFPGRDKKIHLHTRIVLTMTGLLIIVGAILFYVFECKNALDQFSVSNRVCVSFFQSITTRTAGFATVDICSLTPSTTLFFIFFMFIGGSSGSTAGGIKTSTFFIIIAVVYNTFRGREEVELFERTIHRRVVQKSFSIATLAFVTIATFCLILLYTERASFHAIIFEAFSAFGTVGLSTGLSADLTVTGKYLIMILMFVGRIGPLNLALVFGKEIAGRKIHYPEERLIVG, encoded by the coding sequence TTTACCTCAACATCAGCCCTTTGTGTTACCGGCCTGATAGTCCAGGATACACCCGTTTATTTTTCACGGTTTGGTCATGTCGTCATCCTTGTCCTTATACAGCTTGGAGGATTGGGCATAATGACTTCGTATGCCTTTCTCAGTATTGCACTCGGCAAAAGATTTCTCCTTTCTCAACAGGCAACCATGAAGGGCGTGCTTGATACGGAAAGCGGTGAAGTAATCAAGACCGTTCTCTTTATCATCGTGTCAACATTCGTTATTGAGGCTATTGGCGCTGCCGTGCTGGCAGTCCATTGGTCTGAAGAACCTTTTGATGACTATATATTCTCTTCCGTTTTTCATTCAATCAGCGCATATTGCAATGCGGGGTTCTCGCTCTTCAGTAACAGCCTGATAAACTATCAAGGTGATGCGGTCGTTAACCTTACGATTGGAACACTTATCGTATGCGGCGGACTGGGATTTATTGTACTATCCAACCTTTTCAATTATTTTTCTTTTTTCCCCGGAAGGGATAAGAAGATACATTTACATACCAGGATAGTATTGACGATGACTGGGCTTTTAATTATAGTAGGAGCAATTCTTTTCTATGTGTTTGAGTGTAAAAATGCATTAGATCAATTCTCTGTCAGTAACAGGGTATGTGTTTCTTTTTTTCAATCAATAACAACCAGAACTGCCGGATTTGCGACTGTTGATATCTGCAGCCTCACACCATCTACGACCTTGTTCTTTATCTTCTTCATGTTTATAGGTGGTTCATCAGGCTCTACAGCGGGAGGAATTAAGACCAGTACTTTTTTTATCATCATTGCGGTAGTTTATAATACGTTTCGCGGCAGGGAAGAGGTGGAACTTTTTGAACGTACCATTCACAGGCGTGTTGTACAAAAATCTTTTTCGATTGCCACATTGGCTTTCGTTACCATAGCAACGTTTTGCCTGATCTTATTATATACGGAGAGGGCATCGTTTCATGCCATTATTTTTGAGGCATTTTCTGCTTTTGGTACTGTTGGTCTCAGCACTGGCTTAAGCGCTGATTTAACCGTCACGGGAAAGTATTTGATAATGATATTAATGTTTGTAGGCAGAATCGGACCATTAAATCTGGCATTAGTTTTCGGTAAAGAGATTGCCGGAAGAAAAATCCATTATCCTGAAGAAAGATTAATTGTCGGCTGA